The proteins below come from a single uncultured Carboxylicivirga sp. genomic window:
- a CDS encoding glycoside hydrolase family 88 protein, whose translation MRVLILISILLVTPYLKAQSTAVKFADSEMKRFPEAWQLDHGKRLYFGYSQGLGCLAMLKVWKHTNDEKYLDYVVQWADTLINDKGEIHKYKVETYNIDYINSGKVLFDVYKVTGNEKYKLAMDRLINQLKHHPRTLEGGFWHKLIYQHQMWLDGLYMGAPFYAQYALTFNHPEMMNDAINQFIICDRHTYDEKTGLYYHAWDESKKQKWADKETGHSPNFWGRSMGWWFMALVDVLDFVPEDHPQRAQLIAILNKVAKGLKPYQNSTGLWYQVIDQGQREGNYLEASASSMYMYAYAKAVNKGYIDKSYKKVALKAYNGLMKNLIVTNDDGTLTLTKCCAVAGLGGNPYRDGSFDYYVNERIRDNDTKATGPFIMGCLELGK comes from the coding sequence ATGAGAGTTCTTATTTTGATTTCGATATTACTGGTTACACCTTATTTAAAAGCACAATCAACGGCTGTAAAGTTTGCTGATTCGGAGATGAAACGATTTCCCGAAGCCTGGCAGTTAGATCATGGTAAACGATTGTATTTTGGCTATTCGCAAGGATTAGGATGTTTGGCTATGCTAAAAGTGTGGAAACACACTAACGATGAAAAGTACCTCGATTATGTGGTACAGTGGGCCGATACACTTATTAACGATAAAGGCGAAATACATAAATACAAAGTTGAGACCTACAACATTGATTATATCAACTCGGGCAAGGTTTTGTTTGATGTGTATAAGGTAACCGGTAATGAAAAATACAAATTGGCGATGGATCGTTTGATTAATCAACTAAAACATCATCCTCGTACCTTGGAAGGTGGTTTTTGGCATAAACTGATTTATCAGCATCAAATGTGGCTGGATGGATTGTATATGGGTGCACCTTTTTACGCACAGTATGCGCTTACCTTTAATCATCCCGAAATGATGAACGATGCCATCAATCAGTTTATCATTTGCGATCGTCATACTTACGATGAAAAAACAGGTCTTTACTATCATGCCTGGGATGAAAGCAAAAAGCAAAAATGGGCAGATAAAGAAACCGGGCATTCTCCTAATTTTTGGGGACGAAGCATGGGCTGGTGGTTTATGGCTTTGGTTGATGTGTTGGATTTTGTTCCGGAAGATCATCCTCAACGAGCTCAGTTAATTGCAATATTGAATAAAGTGGCAAAAGGGTTAAAACCCTACCAGAATAGCACCGGATTGTGGTATCAGGTTATTGATCAGGGGCAACGTGAAGGAAATTATCTCGAAGCTTCGGCTTCATCCATGTACATGTATGCTTATGCCAAGGCTGTTAATAAGGGCTACATCGATAAATCGTATAAAAAGGTGGCGCTTAAAGCCTATAATGGATTGATGAAGAACTTGATTGTAACCAACGATGATGGTACATTAACGTTAACAAAGTGCTGTGCGGTGGCCGGTTTGGGAGGCAATCCTTACCGCGATGGTAGTTTTGATTACTACGTTAACGAGCGAATCAGAGATAATGATACCAAGGCAACAGGCCCATTTATTATGGGGTGTTTGGAGTTGGGAAAATAA
- a CDS encoding glycoside hydrolase family protein gives MQLLLIPAAFGCGNLTRHTNVSDSISTTFQANSIQKEVISKYPEEKISNFSKRLKPKGRILETEEYYVWGCAPIYDEDGKVHVYYSRWPAKYGMGGWIHQSEIAHAVADRPEGPYKYVETVLAPRKGYFDATTCHNPHIQFKDGAYYLFYMGNSDKTVFTKRIGLAKSHSLNGPWIRADKPVVDVGEDGSWDDCCTTNPAVVFAISGECYLYYKSWNKTVYQSEKGSIRGNRKYGLAIAKDLNSPFKKYNENPIIDLSLVDAKMQVEDAYVFIEDGEYKMLMRDMGFYNHKVGLIFTSKDGIDWSQPKIAWFEAKVYVQEKPAPEHLKRYGRFERPQVLMKNGKPAYLFTAMQGGKYETSSGFVFKINEE, from the coding sequence ATGCAACTTTTGTTAATTCCTGCAGCCTTTGGCTGTGGGAATTTAACAAGGCATACGAATGTGTCTGATAGTATTTCAACCACTTTTCAAGCAAACAGTATTCAAAAAGAAGTAATTAGTAAATATCCGGAAGAAAAAATTTCCAATTTTAGTAAGAGGTTAAAACCAAAGGGGAGAATTTTAGAAACAGAAGAATATTACGTTTGGGGATGTGCTCCAATTTATGATGAAGACGGTAAAGTGCATGTTTATTATTCGCGGTGGCCTGCAAAATATGGGATGGGTGGTTGGATTCATCAAAGTGAAATAGCTCACGCTGTAGCCGATCGGCCGGAAGGTCCATACAAATATGTCGAAACAGTGTTAGCTCCGCGTAAAGGTTATTTCGATGCTACTACCTGTCATAATCCGCATATTCAGTTTAAAGATGGTGCGTATTATCTTTTTTATATGGGGAATTCCGATAAAACAGTATTCACTAAACGGATTGGCTTGGCCAAATCACATTCATTAAACGGACCTTGGATACGAGCGGATAAACCGGTTGTTGATGTAGGAGAGGATGGTAGTTGGGATGATTGTTGTACAACTAATCCTGCCGTTGTATTTGCCATATCAGGAGAGTGTTACTTGTATTATAAATCGTGGAATAAAACAGTTTATCAATCCGAAAAAGGATCAATTAGGGGAAATAGGAAATATGGATTGGCTATTGCAAAAGATTTAAATAGTCCATTCAAAAAATATAATGAAAACCCAATCATCGATTTGTCATTGGTTGATGCGAAAATGCAGGTGGAAGATGCATATGTGTTTATTGAGGATGGGGAATATAAGATGTTGATGAGGGATATGGGATTTTACAATCATAAGGTAGGATTAATCTTTACTTCAAAAGATGGTATTGATTGGTCGCAGCCTAAAATAGCCTGGTTTGAAGCCAAGGTCTATGTTCAAGAGAAACCGGCTCCTGAGCATTTGAAAAGATATGGTCGGTTTGAGAGACCACAGGTGTTAATGAAAAATGGGAAACCAGCCTATTTATTTACAGCTATGCAAGGCGGAAAATATGAAACATCAAGTGGTTTCGTTTTTAAAATAAATGAAGAATAA
- a CDS encoding RagB/SusD family nutrient uptake outer membrane protein, with translation MKINQIKYILSLVMVSFLFSSCEDWLDMPSESKFDSSTVFESVGKAEMAVLACYPNTFNRELYYQLGMGTDECMSTEGDTNSKNQMANYVYTTSNIPTSTYNALYAGIEYANVCIKKLAIMRDASSESDQKKIDYLLGEAYAIRAMNYSNIVRFFGDVPYPTSPVEDMDTFTSSRVSRDTIYDGIIKDLQKATELLPWQSEGVYTTPERFTKNAAYGILARVALYAAGYSLRWDLDSYSSSSVVLAQRDDQSRIDELYQIASDACYQVIQNGENQLEQNYKDVFYDLLNGIYSDESLLELGQYGPNVNPYSIGYTNGIYSHPNSMFQKAKPAMQAIPSYYFDFEEGDTRRDVTICNYDITSDNIRQLSTFNGLTNGKFRVDWTTELRIAVNKRNINWPILRYADLLLMYAEAENEINKAPSDGAINALKEVRKRAFGGDESKIGTIPTNYTDFRNAIIEERKLELGFESFRRTDLVRWGIHFETLSAAKQKNIDIANHTNGFENVDLYRAYMPVPASDFAEDIKAVDYIGYKYELSETEIAELEGQGYVVLDMFSDNDLSNGKAFTADQVWIKSLFRGLEKNKVELLPLNQKMIDVNPGLEGQQHPLY, from the coding sequence ATGAAGATTAATCAAATAAAATATATTTTAAGTCTTGTGATGGTGAGCTTTTTATTCAGCTCGTGTGAAGACTGGTTAGATATGCCCTCTGAATCAAAGTTTGATAGTAGCACTGTTTTTGAGTCGGTTGGTAAAGCTGAAATGGCGGTGTTAGCTTGCTATCCAAATACATTTAACCGGGAATTATATTACCAGCTGGGTATGGGTACCGATGAGTGTATGTCAACCGAGGGAGATACCAATTCGAAAAACCAGATGGCGAACTACGTGTATACAACATCAAACATTCCAACATCTACCTACAATGCTTTATATGCCGGTATTGAATATGCAAATGTATGTATAAAAAAACTGGCAATAATGAGAGATGCCAGCAGCGAATCAGATCAAAAAAAGATCGATTATTTATTAGGAGAAGCATATGCAATCAGAGCAATGAATTACTCTAATATTGTACGTTTCTTTGGAGACGTGCCTTATCCTACATCGCCAGTTGAGGATATGGATACATTTACTTCATCGCGGGTTTCACGAGATACCATTTATGATGGAATTATTAAAGACTTGCAAAAAGCAACTGAACTGTTGCCTTGGCAGAGCGAAGGAGTTTATACAACGCCTGAACGTTTTACAAAAAATGCAGCTTATGGTATTTTAGCCCGTGTTGCTTTATATGCAGCCGGATATTCATTAAGATGGGATTTGGATTCTTATTCATCATCAAGTGTTGTTTTAGCTCAACGTGATGATCAAAGTAGAATTGATGAGCTCTATCAAATTGCTTCTGATGCATGTTATCAGGTTATTCAAAATGGTGAAAATCAGCTGGAACAAAATTATAAAGATGTTTTCTATGATTTATTGAATGGAATATATAGCGATGAGTCGTTATTGGAGTTGGGACAGTACGGTCCAAATGTTAATCCATATAGTATTGGATATACCAATGGTATTTACTCGCATCCAAATTCGATGTTTCAAAAGGCTAAGCCTGCCATGCAAGCAATTCCATCGTATTATTTCGATTTTGAGGAAGGTGATACTCGTCGTGATGTAACCATATGTAACTACGATATTACATCAGATAACATTCGTCAGTTAAGTACATTTAACGGATTAACAAATGGTAAATTTAGAGTTGATTGGACAACTGAGTTAAGAATAGCAGTAAATAAACGTAATATTAACTGGCCAATATTGAGATATGCTGATTTGTTGTTAATGTATGCCGAAGCTGAAAATGAGATTAACAAGGCTCCGAGTGATGGTGCTATTAACGCACTAAAAGAAGTGAGAAAGAGAGCTTTTGGAGGTGATGAATCTAAAATAGGAACCATCCCAACCAATTACACTGATTTTAGAAATGCTATAATCGAAGAGCGTAAGTTGGAGTTAGGCTTTGAATCATTCCGAAGAACAGACTTGGTTCGTTGGGGAATTCACTTCGAAACCTTATCTGCAGCTAAGCAAAAAAATATTGATATAGCCAATCATACGAATGGTTTTGAGAATGTTGATTTGTACCGAGCTTATATGCCCGTTCCTGCTTCTGATTTTGCCGAAGATATTAAAGCAGTTGATTATATTGGATATAAATACGAATTGTCAGAGACTGAAATTGCCGAATTAGAGGGGCAAGGGTATGTGGTTTTAGATATGTTTAGCGACAATGATTTATCGAACGGAAAAGCATTTACTGCTGATCAGGTTTGGATTAAATCTTTATTCAGAGGTTTAGAGAAAAATAAAGTAGAACTTTTGCCTTTAAATCAGAAAATGATTGATGTTAATCCAGGTTTAGAAGGACAGCAGCATCCTCTTTATTAA
- a CDS encoding DUF4450 domain-containing protein gives MRLLIFSLFVLNWLPSFAQMKRMAAYEEQRELRYTPQGDSFVIENGCIKFNKALYGTNTAFRVETSDIPELGLFMPNMGGNIQFGLMIGDKSKWLNDADYIKSTYQPGTRIYDIEDSIIGDGSILIKVLALADSDGVIVKFESSNIPKDAELIIMYGGASNKRFSRNGDLGVDKPDCFDLQPEACKGNMYTINKNRFDLDYGQKTKQPRSVQGIFSKGTKIKTGSPLVINSPLELWNSKALDDQPVLVARLGLNKKDAEYFIIKAKDESDLRDSDLAKLFQQADDKRLLIANTVQLNTPDEFINPIGGLLGTAADAIWDDCWMHGAIGWRMPLNGWRAAYTGDCIGWHQRAREHFNNYAASQVTDVKPTIAHPAQDTSRNFARAAKIWGTPMYSNGYICRNPNQNTKMHHYDMNLCYIDELLWHLNWTGDWDYAREVWPVIERHLKWEKRNFDPNDDGLYDAYASIWASDALYYNSGAVTHSSAYNYRANKMAAMIAEGIGVDPQLYIDEAEKIHSAIQSKLWLDHKGRWAEYVDFMGPGNVHPDAAIWTVYHALDSDVPDIFQAYEATRYIDTEIPHIPVVAKGLTGDGYQTISTTHWFPYSWSINNVAFAEVAHTALAYWQSGRNDEAFKLFKSSVLDGMYLGNSPGNIGQISFYDKARGECYRDFGDPVGMYCRTVIQGLFGIQPDLLNNRLVIQPGLPTDWEFAKIQTSDITFDFVKYEVSNTYQITNRLKEGVELSLRIKAEKSGVKEVLVNGEPHDWQLIESVGRPILQITCDDFTSAEIKVVWAGSYIIHANYNKSGVSGNRWQLTSNNEIIKIYDPQSILKGEKVDSHSVEAELQGECGHHTFFIQLQQDDMKWWEPVDIEIKEPFTIDYLSEDDQLKFRILNNQNEDFSGAIKINHSKVLSDKLIIKAGEFSQWISVSEADAVFGSNLLEVFNQDAIIYQTHLVNWNLQNADAVYEMIDLHSVFNASVSDIFKQEYLSPRSPYTTLQIPTQGIGEWCHPLQTATINDAGFRAKVKDVVFNTPFHIPFKSLSDTTKSNIAYTSLWDNYPNQIQIPIDGKARHAYLLMAGSTNHMQCHIPNGKVVVTYTDGSSDSLQLVNPDNWLPIEQDLYTDDYAFKLERSAPYRVAFKTGLVSRYLGADLNINPHEVYGREIDGGAGIIVDLPLNASKELKNIRVEAVANDVVIGLMSITLMK, from the coding sequence ATGAGATTACTAATTTTTAGTTTGTTTGTTCTGAATTGGCTGCCATCCTTTGCTCAAATGAAGAGGATGGCAGCTTATGAAGAGCAGAGAGAACTTCGCTATACTCCACAAGGTGATTCCTTTGTAATTGAAAATGGTTGTATCAAGTTTAACAAAGCTTTGTATGGAACCAACACCGCTTTTAGGGTCGAAACAAGTGATATACCTGAGCTGGGATTGTTTATGCCAAACATGGGCGGAAATATTCAGTTCGGTTTGATGATTGGTGATAAAAGCAAATGGTTAAATGATGCTGATTATATCAAGTCGACCTACCAGCCCGGTACTCGAATATACGATATCGAGGATTCGATTATTGGTGATGGTTCAATATTGATTAAGGTGTTGGCTTTGGCTGATAGCGATGGTGTGATTGTTAAGTTCGAGTCTTCGAACATTCCTAAAGATGCTGAGCTGATAATAATGTATGGAGGAGCCAGTAATAAGCGCTTTTCGCGCAACGGTGATTTAGGAGTGGATAAACCTGATTGTTTCGATTTACAGCCGGAGGCTTGCAAAGGAAATATGTATACAATTAACAAGAATCGTTTCGACCTTGATTACGGACAAAAGACAAAACAGCCTCGTTCCGTGCAGGGTATCTTTTCAAAAGGAACAAAGATAAAAACAGGTTCTCCTCTGGTCATAAATTCTCCCTTGGAATTATGGAACTCAAAAGCTCTTGATGATCAACCCGTGTTAGTGGCTCGATTGGGACTGAATAAGAAAGACGCTGAATATTTTATTATCAAAGCAAAAGATGAAAGTGATTTAAGAGATTCAGATCTAGCCAAGCTCTTTCAGCAAGCGGATGATAAAAGGTTATTAATCGCTAATACAGTTCAACTTAATACTCCCGATGAGTTTATTAATCCCATTGGTGGATTGTTGGGAACTGCTGCTGATGCCATTTGGGATGACTGCTGGATGCATGGAGCAATTGGGTGGAGAATGCCATTAAATGGCTGGCGTGCGGCTTATACCGGCGATTGCATTGGCTGGCATCAAAGAGCACGTGAGCATTTTAATAATTATGCAGCGTCGCAGGTTACCGATGTTAAACCAACAATCGCACATCCGGCGCAGGATACTTCACGAAATTTTGCCAGAGCAGCTAAGATATGGGGTACGCCCATGTACAGCAATGGATACATTTGTCGTAATCCGAACCAAAATACAAAAATGCATCATTACGATATGAATTTGTGTTACATCGATGAGTTGCTATGGCACCTAAATTGGACGGGTGATTGGGATTATGCTCGGGAAGTGTGGCCTGTAATTGAACGTCATTTAAAATGGGAGAAACGAAATTTTGATCCCAACGATGATGGCCTGTACGATGCTTATGCCAGTATTTGGGCCAGCGATGCTCTGTATTACAATAGTGGCGCAGTTACTCATTCGTCGGCATATAATTACAGGGCAAATAAAATGGCAGCTATGATTGCTGAGGGAATCGGAGTTGATCCTCAACTGTATATCGATGAGGCTGAGAAAATTCATTCGGCGATTCAATCGAAATTATGGTTGGATCATAAAGGGCGATGGGCTGAGTATGTCGATTTTATGGGGCCTGGTAATGTTCATCCCGATGCGGCCATATGGACCGTTTATCATGCATTGGATTCGGATGTGCCGGATATTTTTCAGGCCTATGAGGCAACACGTTATATCGATACCGAAATTCCGCATATTCCCGTTGTTGCCAAAGGGTTGACCGGTGACGGTTATCAGACTATTTCTACAACCCATTGGTTTCCTTATTCATGGTCGATTAATAATGTGGCTTTTGCCGAAGTTGCTCACACAGCATTGGCATATTGGCAAAGTGGACGCAACGACGAGGCTTTTAAGCTGTTTAAAAGTTCAGTTCTGGACGGAATGTACTTGGGAAATAGTCCTGGTAATATTGGGCAGATTAGTTTTTACGATAAAGCCCGAGGTGAGTGTTATCGCGATTTTGGCGATCCGGTAGGAATGTATTGCCGTACGGTAATTCAAGGACTATTTGGGATTCAGCCTGATTTGCTAAACAACCGATTGGTGATTCAACCCGGGTTACCAACTGATTGGGAGTTTGCTAAAATTCAAACTTCAGATATCACATTTGATTTTGTAAAATATGAAGTATCAAACACCTATCAAATCACAAATCGTTTAAAAGAGGGTGTGGAACTTTCGTTACGAATTAAGGCAGAAAAATCAGGAGTAAAAGAGGTGTTAGTGAATGGAGAACCTCACGATTGGCAGCTTATCGAAAGTGTTGGCAGACCCATCTTACAAATTACTTGTGACGATTTTACATCGGCTGAGATAAAAGTTGTTTGGGCCGGAAGTTATATCATCCATGCAAATTATAACAAAAGCGGCGTAAGTGGTAACCGTTGGCAATTGACATCTAATAATGAAATTATTAAAATCTACGATCCTCAATCAATTCTGAAAGGCGAAAAAGTAGATTCTCATTCTGTAGAAGCGGAATTACAGGGTGAGTGTGGCCATCATACCTTTTTTATTCAACTTCAGCAGGATGATATGAAATGGTGGGAGCCCGTTGATATTGAAATCAAAGAACCTTTTACCATTGATTATTTGTCGGAGGACGATCAGCTGAAGTTTCGGATATTAAATAATCAAAATGAGGATTTTAGTGGTGCTATAAAAATCAATCATTCTAAGGTTTTATCAGATAAATTAATCATTAAGGCAGGAGAATTTAGTCAATGGATTTCAGTATCGGAGGCTGATGCTGTTTTTGGAAGTAATTTATTGGAGGTATTTAATCAGGATGCAATAATCTATCAAACCCATTTAGTTAATTGGAATCTTCAAAATGCTGATGCCGTTTATGAAATGATTGATTTACATTCAGTTTTTAATGCATCAGTAAGCGATATATTTAAGCAGGAGTATCTTTCGCCCCGATCGCCTTATACCACATTACAAATTCCTACTCAGGGTATTGGCGAGTGGTGTCATCCGTTACAAACAGCAACAATCAACGATGCTGGTTTCAGAGCAAAAGTTAAGGATGTTGTGTTTAATACGCCTTTTCATATTCCGTTTAAATCGCTTAGTGACACTACCAAGTCGAATATCGCTTACACATCTTTATGGGATAATTATCCTAATCAAATACAAATACCGATTGATGGAAAAGCGCGTCATGCCTATCTTTTAATGGCCGGAAGTACAAATCATATGCAATGCCATATACCTAATGGAAAGGTGGTGGTAACTTATACCGATGGAAGTTCAGATTCGCTTCAGTTGGTTAATCCCGACAATTGGTTGCCAATAGAGCAGGATTTATATACCGATGATTATGCATTTAAGCTGGAGAGATCTGCACCTTATCGTGTCGCATTTAAAACGGGTTTGGTAAGCCGCTATTTAGGTGCCGATCTGAATATTAATCCTCATGAAGTGTATGGAAGAGAGATTGATGGAGGAGCCGGAATAATTGTTGATTTGCCTTTAAATGCATCAAAAGAGTTGAAGAATATTCGAGTAGAGGCTGTTGCTAATGATGTGGTTATTGGCCTTATGAGTATAACATTAATGAAATAA